The window GTGATTGATTCCCTggattctcacaaagaggatccagagaggatccttttcctcGTAATTGTGCTATATATTTGGGGTTGACATATAGTATTATTATATTATGCATACTTATCATGCCACATGCCTACCCACATCTGCTTATGTCATATCATATGCATCATCACatcatcattttatttttacaatcCCACCTAGTTTAACATTCTTCGGTCTACTACACTCAACTAATTATTATATTGCTTCAATCGTCCCATAATTTACCGAAATCTAACATACGTTTCTCTTAAGAAATTAACCAGCGACTTGTTCCTAGTTAAAACATTTACAAATACAACATAATGTTCACACACACTTAAATTTGTATACAAAATGATAGGGACACTACACTCTGTAAATCACAACTCAATTATCTCTTTATGCTCGACTTTGCAGGATTATTGAAGGTGGCTGGTGGGATGGGGGGTGAAGTGTTTCACAGAGCTTTGGTGAAGTGTAGGGACCTGGGTAGCGACAAGGTGGAAGTAGAGTCTGATGCCCTTTCTATTATCCAAATGTTGAATGGAGAGCGCTCTATTGATGCATGTTTGGAGTGTTTGCTATGTGATATTAAAGCCTTGGCGTCTCAGATTAGGGAGGTGAAGTTCATGTTTGTTCAGCGGAGTGGTAATATCGCTACCCATGATGTGGCTTCATATGCAACCTCACGTGGTGGCTCTTTCTTATAGGATGTTTATGACCCTAAATTTCTATCTAATATTCTTGCAGTTGATATAAACGTTTTTATTACAATTTAATAAAGTTTAcgttttggccaaaaaaaaaaagttccaaTCCCCAATGATGTATGCTTCGATCCACATGTATCTGTAAAGACCCCATCcattaaaaaaattcacaaataatcTTTATTTAAGGGATTTAGTAGGGGTATTTATAGGTTTGAAACAATTGAAATGTGGCCCATCCGCATCTAACAAACGTACGTTGGATTGTTGATTTTACAATTCTGGGATCCGATCCAACCTAATTCAACTTTACATTGGATAAAAAATAATTACTTAATAGGTCTTTTCGGGAAATAACTCTTAACTATGCAGCATGCTGTTTTACTTTGCATGTTAGTCCTTCATCCATGCCATTGGGCTTTACCTGCGATTGATGATATAGGCCCTAATCCAGCGTCGATCCCTATCCTAGCTAACGCATTtagggcgtttgtttgccctcactaagtgggactggactagctgttagtccagtactgtgtttgttccatgctggggctaacattaatgagactaaaggggactagcatggacaaaacccttcactaagaggtcttagtgagaccccccaataaccatgggactagctaagactatcctctctcgtcctcgtcatgctcaacaaccactcccaatagactcctcgtcatctccggttacctagatcataataaaatattaataatttatatattaaataatataatattagaatttgttattatccagTTTTGTAGTCTAACACTGCATCAAACGCTTcattaagttagtccagcttagtctagtctaagccagtccagcttagtccttgaagctagtccagtccgagatagtccggcgcaacaaacgcccccttaatTTGTTGGTCCTCTTTCTCTAAAGATTTGATAACATTTTGTTATTCAATTTTATCCTCTCTTTTTTTCGGTaaccattttaatttttattctacATTCCTCTGTATACTTGACTTGTAGCTCACATGGTTTAACAACTCAACCaaagtcttaggtttgatttccCTGTATTCTCCAATATGAATTGCATCAAACTGGCCGTAAAATAATCCACAACCGCCAAGACACGCAGGTTTACGCAGCTAACCTAAGGGATGAGGAGATATATACTCGGGAGGGTCTCAAGCATTCTGCGTTCATGTCTTTTACTTGTCTATACATAAATATAATCAACCCCGAGTGACTCCCTCTGCTTCTTTTTTCCACGTGTGTGAGAGTGAGAGACAAATTTCATAATTCATATacataaaagaaaaacacaaacaTTTTCTGCATCAATGAGGAACCGAAATGCTTATGCAATCAGACAAGTTGAAAATGTTTACCGCACGCAGGCAGGCCAGGCAGAGGCATGTACTAGAACAAATGAGTTTGTAATTTCTTCAAGTGattaaatttaaggaaaactaatgaaaaatggattgaaaactttcaattttaacgaaaatgacaaaataaagggtaaagtgaatagtatcaggtttgattatttagtaccaaaatgtggtttttcgttaaagtgaacagtagtgcgggcttttcgttaaaactctcaagATTTAGCTAATGCCAAATCCCCAAAATGACAGCAATTCCAAAGAGGATTGGCAAGTGTAGCATTTCCCCCTGGTAAAATGTTGGATGACCTGCACCAACTGCGTAAACCAaaacatttaaattaaacatgcaCACACATACACTCTCTAGTCTCTAGTCTCTAGTCACTCGGTACCGTTAGTCTGGTACTGTACAGGGAAAGTATTCTCTAAGTAACAATTAGCATTATCAGACATAAGCATAAACAATGTTCATTCCTTATATCCTTTTCATTTAGACCAATTTTGAGTGTCAAATCTCAACTAGGAAACGTTGGCGCTACCTTGATTTCTTCCTCGATTGGTGTATGTAAGCCATTGCTGGAGGAAGGATGCCAAACAGAAAACAGTTTGCACAAGGTCCGGCGAAATCAAGAGCTCTGGAAAAGGTGGAGGGAAAGAAAGATGCTATGAGCACTGGAATACCGAGCACCAGCGGCATTACAATCATATTAATGCTCCATCCCGGTTTAGAATCAGAAGCATCAATACAACGCCCTGAACCTGAACCGGTGGTAAAAGAAGCCCTCCCTGCATTTCCAATATTATTATCATCATGGctcattttttaataaacagCAAACCCAACTCCTCCAAAACCATTGCCTTGAGAAGAAGCTACTcctactttgttatttttgaggttgatttttgcaatcaatTCCACAGTATCAAGAAGCTGTTTCGGAAAGCTAACAGCGTACCCGATCAAGCTCGTTGCCAAAGCGGAGAAGGCAAATGCTTGCACTGCAGACAGTGCAGATGGATTAACGGAAAGCAGAAGGGATATAGGGTCTCCGGGTGCTGCGGCGTTGGTTCCGGATCCAGAAAGCCCCAACACAATCAAATTCCATGACAAGACCGTGATCAATGGAACAGCCCCACCAATGAGTATGGCCTTGCGAGCGTCGGCTACAGTGTTGCCAGCAATCTTGCACATGAAAGGGGTGATGACATGGAGATGCAAGCGACCAACAAGGCAAAGCTCAAAGAGGCATGGACGACAGCAACAAATGCGCCAAAACGACCACCGAATGCTTTGGAAGCAAGGGCGGTAAAGCTGACCTCTTGAAGGGCGTCTTGTTCCATGGCGGAAAAGCTGAGCTCCGCGACGAGGATGACGGATGAGATGACATAGAGCCAAGAGAGGAGGATGGCAAGGGTGGAGGGGAGTGGGCCGGAGCGGATGGCAAACCGAGCATGCCAGGACCAACGGCAGTGCCGATGATCAGGGTGACAGCACCCCAGAAGCTCTTGTCTTGTTGACGGAAATCATTACTATTGGCTGCTGCAGTTGAAGTAGAAGAAGGAGCAACGTTATGAATGCAGCAGCGGCGGCGGCATTTGAATTTGAAGGTGGTTTTAGCATTGATGAAGTTGCAGTTGTGAATGCGAGTGAGATTGGGATTAGTGGTGTTGGGACCAGTTGGAGTGAGAAGGGGGTCGACTATTCTTGCAATTGGAGTTGTGTTGGGACCAGTTGGAGTGAGAAGCGTCgattaatgaaaaagatttgaaaactttgaattttaatgataaggataaaataaagggtaaagtgaatagtatcatgattgactttttagtgtaaaaatataggttttcgttaaagtgaacagtaccgggggcttttcgttaaagttccctattattAATGGATGGGTGGGGAGGAAGTCCAGCACGAAGCTAAAGGTGGAGTTGGAGCATGTTTGGAGTCGCCGCACTAGGCACCATCACAAACTTGAGCTCGTtttgatgtgcttttaaaatgactaaaaacgtttatggtgaaaatatttttaaaaacaatccttagtaaaaatactagtaaatcctgaaaaagcacttgaagtgctttctggaaaaagcacataactgatgtttcttgtaaaaagcacttaaagtgcttttagaacccaaatatatttttcctaaaaacactttcagtcatttaaaaaGTACAACCAAACGAGCTCTTACAAATGCTCGCACATGAGGGATTCTGCTTTTTGTCCAACGCTGCTCTCCCTGCATCGCATTATGGTGTGGGCTGTGTACTTCTTACCCACCGGGCTTTAAAACGACACCCCCTTCCCTCCCAAAGAAAATAATGAATGGGCCTCACCTCAGCAAATCGTGTTTGGGGTCCATCAccttttttgaattttctctTCTGCTCATCAAAAGTACAGACTTGTTTTTACACACttgtttctcaaaaaaaaataaaataaaataaaatacacacTTAAGTTACACATTTGAATAAGAgtttgtttgggttaatatttgaacattggacCGAGAtgaaggaaagcccaaggatGCCAACTAAAAGGGGACTTGCCCAAAGCCCAGCACCAAGTCCAAAGGCAAAGTGAAGCTTTTTCAACCAAAATACAAGTCACGTGTTTACCACTAAAGTGACAAGTGATGAATATTAACCTACTATCAGCCAAAGAACACTTACTAGTGGCATTCCAAGTAAAAagatgatgactcactaccTTTCAAATGCTTTCGGGTAAGAACAAAGTTACAGCAGTCGGGCTAatttgcctataaaaggagagagaggccccaaagacaaggacactcaaccaatcaaacaaacaaacatacaaactctgctctcaagccaaaTTTGCAACCAAAAGCTGTAATCAGCCTTGATCTTGGATCTTTTAGCAAAAGCTGTAATCAGCCTAGATCCTAGTTTTTTTTAGCAACAAGCTATCTCTTGTCTAGTTTAAAAGCTATGCTATCTCCCTTGGtgatgtagtatcgattccctcttgtaaacttgtttaccatccatccctttttagcatataaacccTGTAATTTCAAAGAGAAGTAACTACAAGAAGACAACCTTgacagacaaggtgaaatcttgcccgaagCTCTTTGTTTGTTATCCCAGTTAATAGATATATTACTTAATGCACTCTCCAttatgtattcaagttatttccatcAGTTTTCCTATATGAAGAGTTCCATTTGCATCTGGATCTGGTTAGTTTAATAGATATGTTATCATTAAAAGCAATCTAGGaccaaacaaatgacttaagggGATCTGGA is drawn from Malus domestica chromosome 14, GDT2T_hap1 and contains these coding sequences:
- the LOC103424237 gene encoding LOW QUALITY PROTEIN: uncharacterized protein (The sequence of the model RefSeq protein was modified relative to this genomic sequence to represent the inferred CDS: inserted 1 base in 1 codon; deleted 3 bases in 2 codons; substituted 1 base at 1 genomic stop codon), with translation MDPKHDLLRIVDPLLTPTGPNTTNPNLTRIHNCNFINAKTTFKFKCRRRCCIHNVAPSSTSTAAANSNDFRQQDKSFWGAVTLIIGTAVGPGMLGLPXRSGPLPSTLAILLSWLYVISSVILVAELSFSAMEQDALQEVSFTALASKAFGGRFGAFVAVVHASLSFALLVACISMITPFMCKIAGNTVADARKAILIGGAVPLITVLSWNLIVLGLSGSGTNAAAPGDPISLLLSVNPSALSAVQAFAFSALATSLIGYAVSFPKQLLDTVELIAKINLKNNKVGVASSQGNGFGGVGFAVYXKMSHDDNNIGNAGRASFTTGSGSGRCIDASDSKPGWSINMIVMPLVLGIPVLIASFFPSTFSRALDFAGPCANCFLFGILPPAMAYIHQSRKKSSWCRSSNILPGGNATLAILFGIAVILGIWH